A stretch of Usitatibacter palustris DNA encodes these proteins:
- the msrA gene encoding peptide-methionine (S)-S-oxide reductase MsrA — MKTLAFLAATFAATLTFAQAPAIPPGHAVATFGGGCFWCMEPPYDKVPGVVATISGYMGGRTPNPTYKEVSAGASGHVEVLQVVYDPKKVTYEKLMEVFWVNIDPTVKDRQFCDSGTQYRTVVFYHDDAQRKAAEASKAAVEKSKPFKEPIVTPIEMASTFYPAEDYHQDYYTKNPVRYYGYRSGCGRDVRLKALWGDKAGK; from the coding sequence ATGAAGACCCTCGCATTCCTCGCCGCCACGTTCGCCGCGACACTCACGTTCGCGCAAGCACCCGCCATTCCGCCCGGCCATGCGGTCGCCACGTTCGGCGGCGGCTGCTTCTGGTGCATGGAGCCGCCCTACGACAAGGTGCCTGGTGTTGTCGCGACGATCTCCGGCTACATGGGCGGACGCACGCCGAACCCGACATACAAGGAAGTCAGCGCGGGCGCGAGCGGCCACGTGGAGGTCCTGCAAGTGGTGTACGACCCGAAGAAGGTCACCTACGAGAAGCTGATGGAGGTCTTCTGGGTGAACATCGATCCCACGGTGAAGGACCGGCAGTTCTGCGACAGCGGCACGCAGTACCGCACCGTCGTCTTCTATCACGACGATGCGCAGCGCAAGGCCGCGGAAGCTTCGAAGGCCGCCGTCGAGAAGAGCAAGCCCTTCAAGGAGCCGATCGTCACGCCCATCGAGATGGCGAGCACCTTCTACCCGGCCGAGGACTACCACCAGGACTACTACACGAAGAATCCGGTTCGCTACTACGGCTACCGCAGCGGATGCGGGCGCGATGTGCGGCTGAAGGCGCTCTGGGGAGACAAGGCGGGCAAGTGA
- a CDS encoding GNAT family N-acetyltransferase — protein sequence MPVHTASLRFHLVLLVLVGLVLAWSGIAPKDRFTWFLEVVPGPIAAAVLAYCYPRWRFTPLVLTLIAVHAMILMVGGKYTYAEVPLFNSLRDEFGLARNYYDRVGHFAQGFVPAMVAREILIRRYILPRGRWLFFFVCCIALSISAVYEFIEWWVALTSGESAEAFLGTQGDVWDTQWDMFMALVGAATAMLVLGRWHDKQLGLAIGKRGAVSLREITQENIDAVGDLRVAQGQIFHVAGVAKTLWQASHRDDRWVRAIYADEEPVGLVALVDPSLAGRDEPELYFWRLLVDARQQGRGYGRKAIALALDYARSRPGAERIKISYVPSNKAVGRLYEEFGFRHTGAADEDGELEMILPLNTGEARA from the coding sequence ATGCCCGTCCACACCGCTTCCCTTCGCTTCCACCTCGTGCTGCTGGTCCTCGTCGGACTGGTCCTCGCCTGGTCGGGCATCGCCCCGAAGGACCGCTTCACCTGGTTCCTCGAGGTCGTGCCCGGTCCCATCGCCGCGGCGGTCCTCGCGTACTGCTATCCGCGCTGGCGCTTCACGCCCCTGGTGCTCACCTTGATTGCCGTGCACGCGATGATCCTCATGGTCGGCGGCAAGTACACCTACGCGGAGGTGCCGCTGTTCAATTCGCTGCGCGACGAATTCGGCCTCGCGCGCAACTACTACGATCGCGTGGGCCACTTCGCGCAGGGCTTCGTGCCGGCGATGGTCGCGCGCGAGATCCTCATCCGCCGCTACATCCTGCCGCGTGGCCGCTGGCTCTTCTTCTTCGTCTGCTGCATCGCGCTGTCGATCAGCGCGGTGTACGAGTTCATCGAATGGTGGGTGGCGCTCACATCGGGCGAATCGGCCGAGGCCTTCCTCGGCACGCAAGGCGACGTGTGGGATACGCAGTGGGACATGTTCATGGCGCTCGTGGGCGCCGCGACCGCGATGCTGGTGCTCGGGCGCTGGCATGACAAGCAACTGGGCCTCGCGATCGGCAAGCGCGGGGCGGTGAGCCTGCGCGAGATCACGCAGGAGAACATCGATGCCGTCGGCGATCTTCGCGTCGCCCAGGGCCAGATCTTTCACGTGGCCGGCGTCGCGAAGACGCTCTGGCAGGCGAGCCATCGCGATGACCGCTGGGTGCGCGCGATCTACGCCGACGAGGAGCCCGTGGGCCTCGTCGCGCTGGTCGATCCGTCGCTCGCGGGACGCGATGAACCCGAACTCTATTTCTGGCGCCTGCTCGTCGATGCGCGCCAGCAGGGCCGCGGCTACGGCCGCAAGGCGATCGCGCTGGCACTCGACTACGCGCGCTCGCGCCCTGGTGCGGAGCGCATCAAGATTTCCTACGTGCCCTCCAACAAGGCAGTGGGGCGCCTGTATGAAGAGTTCGGGTTCCGCCACACGGGCGCCGCCGACGAGGATGGGGAACTCGAAATGATCCTGCCGCTCAATACCGGAGAAGCCCGCGCATGA
- a CDS encoding ROK family protein, with amino-acid sequence MQRLGIDLGGTKIEIAALDADGRFALRRRIASPPEGYEATVVAIGALVAEAEREIGGRATVGVATPGAISPATGRIKNANSTWLNGRAFREDLQAELDREVRIANDANCFALSEAVDGAAANAKVVFGVILGTGVGGGIVVDRTVLTGPNAIAGEWGHNPLPALNAGDEPAPACYCGRRGCIETYLSGPGLAADHVRHGGESLAGDKIAERAAKGDAACVATLERHEERLARALASVINLLDPDVIVLGGGLSRIQRLYKNVPRLWNAHIFSDDVRTRLAPPVHGDSSGVRGAAWLWND; translated from the coding sequence ATGCAACGATTGGGAATCGACCTCGGGGGGACGAAGATCGAGATCGCGGCGCTCGATGCCGACGGACGCTTCGCGTTGCGCCGGCGCATCGCGTCGCCCCCGGAGGGATACGAAGCGACAGTCGTCGCCATCGGCGCGCTGGTCGCGGAGGCCGAGCGCGAGATCGGCGGCCGCGCGACGGTCGGCGTGGCCACCCCCGGCGCCATCTCGCCCGCGACCGGCCGCATCAAGAACGCGAACTCCACCTGGCTCAATGGCCGCGCCTTCCGCGAGGATCTCCAGGCGGAGCTCGATCGCGAAGTGCGCATCGCCAACGACGCCAACTGCTTCGCGCTTTCCGAAGCCGTCGATGGCGCCGCGGCGAATGCGAAAGTCGTCTTCGGCGTGATCCTCGGCACCGGCGTGGGCGGGGGCATCGTCGTCGATCGCACCGTACTGACCGGCCCGAACGCGATCGCGGGCGAGTGGGGCCACAACCCGTTGCCCGCATTGAACGCCGGCGACGAGCCCGCGCCCGCGTGCTACTGCGGCCGGCGCGGGTGCATCGAGACCTATCTCTCCGGTCCGGGCCTCGCCGCGGACCACGTGCGCCACGGCGGCGAGTCGCTCGCGGGCGACAAGATCGCCGAGCGCGCCGCGAAGGGCGATGCGGCTTGCGTCGCGACGCTCGAGCGCCACGAGGAGCGCCTTGCCCGCGCGCTCGCCTCGGTGATCAATCTCCTTGACCCGGACGTCATCGTGCTCGGTGGCGGCCTGTCGCGCATCCAGAGGCTGTACAAGAACGTACCTCGCCTGTGGAACGCGCATATCTTCTCGGACGATGTCCGCACTCGCCTGGCACCTCCGGTTCACGGGGATTCGAGCGGCGTGCGCGGCGCAGCCTGGCTCTGGAACGACTGA
- a CDS encoding EAL domain-containing protein: MNAIARILRALSLRTQLVVLLLGVEAIALGFLVAGGYIFDVARSEASLQAHLGQVRPLLAASVAPAVRSGDGAAIAAALRGAHSRGIEYLVAKSPEGTVLAAEGRGATGTLPRLDATLESARDDRRFDSALPLADGPDAPMLYFGLDVTNRIASVDNGLRNGIYKALGAFLMSLLLFMLVVHPITQRLARLTAAARRVEAGDYAIALDDNTNDDVGRLGQAFDRMASMVRARVEELEASRARFHNIADYTYDVESWFGPRGELLWINKSIERLTGYTAAECLENNAFPWLIVHPDDLERVRHESHRALRERTSGSDFEFRIVRKDGSIEWIANSWQPIYAAEGRFLGLRSSLNSIQRLKNTEFNLRSTLTQLERVNELHEATSINARNERSRLIALLSAMSFGVAFVDPKQRIVYSNPAFAEAWSIPSSETIIGESLFEVLQKAEDVVTELDAFSARLQQIVTDQMAGSDSELRLMSGRTLSLQIRPVLDDHGGCLGSVLIHEDITLAREAQSQLAFLAERDALTGLYNRRRFERELSDRCDGAARARERVALFFLDLDEFKGVNDMFGHRMGDTVLMQLAGEIRTRLRKNEFFARIGGDEFALVVTGATDETIRSLAERLMGVIGNFSVQMGEVRLSLTASLGVAMYPQHANDPQSLIALADAAMYQAKDAGKNTWRIYRPDHAATLRQRSLVTWNDRLRHALRRDAFEVHLQGVFGAIDGDRRYAEALLRMPDEATGQLLLPSQFIPIAEKSNLIIDLDRWTLDNVIELLARDPSGGAISVNISGRSFDEPGIADYIASRLRGQGVDPSRLHVEITETAAIRDMRDAQVFIERMHRIGCKVCLDDFGAGFASFAYIKQLPVDVLKIDGLFVRNLCRSRDNQVFVKAMLDIARGFGKATVAESVEDQSSLDMLASYGVDMVQGFFLETPAKAGTGRGAAIRLT; the protein is encoded by the coding sequence ATGAACGCGATCGCCCGAATCCTCCGGGCACTCTCGCTTCGCACCCAACTCGTCGTCCTGCTCCTCGGGGTCGAAGCGATCGCGCTCGGGTTCCTCGTGGCCGGCGGCTACATCTTCGACGTCGCACGCAGCGAAGCGAGCCTGCAGGCGCATCTCGGACAAGTACGTCCGCTGCTTGCCGCGAGCGTCGCGCCGGCCGTCCGCAGCGGCGACGGCGCGGCGATCGCCGCAGCCCTTCGCGGCGCGCACAGCCGCGGCATCGAATACCTCGTCGCAAAGTCACCCGAGGGGACGGTCCTCGCGGCCGAAGGCCGCGGCGCGACCGGAACGCTGCCGCGCCTCGACGCCACGCTCGAATCGGCGCGCGACGATCGCCGTTTCGACTCCGCACTCCCGCTCGCCGACGGCCCGGACGCGCCGATGCTCTACTTCGGCCTCGACGTCACGAACCGCATTGCCTCGGTCGACAACGGCCTGCGCAACGGCATCTACAAAGCCCTGGGCGCGTTCCTGATGTCGCTGCTTCTGTTCATGCTGGTGGTCCACCCGATCACGCAGCGTCTCGCGCGCCTCACCGCGGCCGCACGGCGCGTCGAAGCGGGCGACTACGCGATCGCACTCGACGACAACACGAACGATGACGTGGGCCGCCTCGGCCAGGCCTTCGATCGCATGGCATCGATGGTCCGCGCGCGCGTCGAGGAGCTCGAAGCGAGCCGGGCGCGCTTCCACAACATCGCCGACTACACCTACGACGTGGAGTCCTGGTTCGGCCCGCGCGGCGAGCTGCTCTGGATCAACAAGTCGATCGAGCGGCTCACCGGCTACACCGCCGCCGAGTGCCTCGAGAACAATGCCTTCCCGTGGTTGATCGTCCACCCCGATGACCTCGAGCGGGTGCGCCACGAATCGCATCGCGCGCTGCGCGAGCGCACCTCCGGCAGCGACTTCGAGTTCCGCATCGTGAGGAAGGACGGCAGCATCGAGTGGATCGCGAACTCCTGGCAGCCGATCTACGCGGCCGAGGGACGCTTCCTCGGGCTGCGTTCGAGCCTGAACTCGATCCAGCGCCTGAAGAACACCGAATTCAACCTGCGCTCCACGCTCACGCAGCTCGAGCGGGTGAACGAGCTGCATGAAGCCACCTCGATCAACGCACGCAACGAGCGCTCGCGCCTGATCGCGCTGCTCTCGGCGATGAGCTTCGGCGTGGCCTTCGTGGATCCGAAGCAGCGCATCGTCTATTCCAACCCGGCGTTCGCCGAGGCGTGGTCGATCCCGAGCAGCGAGACGATCATCGGCGAGAGCCTGTTCGAGGTCCTGCAGAAGGCCGAGGACGTGGTGACCGAGCTCGATGCGTTCTCCGCGCGCCTGCAGCAGATCGTCACCGACCAGATGGCGGGGTCCGACTCGGAGCTGCGCCTGATGTCGGGACGCACCCTGAGCCTGCAGATCCGCCCGGTGCTCGACGATCACGGCGGGTGCCTGGGCTCGGTGCTCATCCACGAGGACATCACGCTCGCGCGCGAGGCGCAGAGCCAGCTCGCATTCCTCGCCGAACGCGACGCGCTCACCGGCCTCTACAACCGGCGGCGGTTCGAGCGCGAGCTCTCCGATCGCTGCGACGGCGCGGCGCGCGCGCGCGAACGCGTCGCCCTCTTCTTCCTCGACCTCGACGAGTTCAAGGGCGTGAACGACATGTTCGGCCACCGCATGGGCGACACGGTGCTCATGCAGCTCGCCGGCGAGATCCGCACGCGCCTTCGCAAGAATGAATTCTTCGCGCGCATCGGCGGCGACGAGTTCGCGCTCGTGGTCACCGGTGCCACCGACGAGACGATCCGCTCGCTCGCCGAACGCCTGATGGGCGTGATCGGCAACTTCTCCGTGCAGATGGGCGAAGTGCGGCTGTCGCTCACGGCAAGCCTCGGCGTGGCCATGTACCCGCAGCATGCGAACGATCCCCAGTCCCTCATCGCGCTCGCCGACGCCGCCATGTACCAGGCGAAGGACGCGGGAAAGAACACCTGGCGCATCTATCGCCCGGACCACGCGGCAACCCTGCGGCAGCGTTCGCTGGTCACCTGGAACGACCGCCTGCGCCACGCGTTGCGCCGCGACGCCTTCGAGGTCCACCTCCAGGGCGTGTTCGGCGCGATCGACGGCGATCGCCGCTACGCCGAAGCGCTGCTGCGCATGCCCGACGAAGCGACCGGGCAACTGCTGCTGCCCTCGCAGTTCATCCCGATCGCGGAGAAATCCAACCTCATCATCGACCTCGACCGCTGGACGCTCGACAACGTGATCGAGCTCCTCGCGCGCGACCCCTCGGGAGGCGCGATCTCCGTGAACATCTCCGGGCGGTCCTTCGACGAGCCCGGCATTGCCGACTACATCGCCTCGCGCCTGCGCGGCCAGGGCGTCGATCCTTCGCGGCTGCACGTCGAGATCACCGAAACCGCGGCTATCCGCGACATGCGCGATGCCCAGGTGTTCATCGAGCGCATGCACCGGATCGGCTGCAAGGTCTGCCTCGACGACTTCGGCGCGGGCTTCGCGAGCTTCGCCTACATCAAGCAGCTGCCCGTGGACGTGCTCAAGATCGACGGCCTGTTCGTGCGCAACCTCTGCCGCTCGCGCGACAACCAGGTATTCGTGAAGGCGATGCTCGACATCGCACGCGGCTTCGGCAAGGCCACGGTCGCCGAATCGGTCGAGGATCAAAGCTCGCTCGACATGCTCGCGAGCTACGGCGTGGACATGGTGCAGGGCTTCTTCCTGGAGACCCCCGCGAAGGCGGGCACGGGCCGGGGCGCGGCCATCCGCCTTACCTGA
- a CDS encoding transposase produces MPRTARPVASGIPLHIVHRGHNRVACFRAPDEYSAYLALLGKAASLSQCRVHAYVLMTNHVHLLVTPSDAGSAAALMKTVAQRFAQASNARYKRTGALWEGRFYSGLVLRDSQFLACHRYIELNPVRAGMVGHPAAYEWSSYRINAEGQQSSLVEPHETYLRLAHDPAERLTAYRELFSTELSPADLEAIRRGPRGPRGRPKKGTVPISEKGTVPFI; encoded by the coding sequence GTGCCTAGAACTGCACGCCCCGTCGCGTCCGGCATTCCTCTTCACATCGTGCATCGCGGTCACAATCGAGTTGCCTGCTTTCGCGCTCCCGACGAGTACTCGGCGTATCTCGCCCTGCTGGGCAAGGCGGCCTCGCTAAGCCAATGTCGCGTGCACGCCTACGTCCTCATGACGAATCACGTTCACCTGCTCGTGACGCCCTCGGACGCAGGCAGCGCGGCGGCGCTGATGAAAACGGTAGCCCAACGATTCGCGCAGGCTTCGAATGCAAGGTACAAGCGCACGGGAGCGCTTTGGGAAGGACGGTTCTACTCCGGTCTTGTTCTCCGGGACTCGCAGTTCCTGGCGTGCCATCGCTACATCGAGCTGAATCCGGTACGCGCGGGGATGGTCGGGCATCCCGCGGCCTACGAGTGGTCGAGCTATCGCATCAATGCCGAGGGACAGCAATCGTCCCTGGTCGAGCCTCACGAGACCTATCTCCGGCTCGCACACGATCCGGCCGAGCGATTGACGGCCTACCGGGAGTTGTTTTCAACGGAGCTGTCGCCTGCGGACCTTGAAGCGATCCGACGCGGCCCTCGTGGTCCGAGGGGTCGGCCGAAAAAGGGGACAGTCCCCATTTCAGAAAAGGGGACTGTCCCCTTTATCTGA
- a CDS encoding diacylglycerol kinase codes for MNDQPQTPAPAESPFKGKTGIARIIRAFFSSLAGLADAWNHESAFRQEILIAVVLIPAALFVQVTPAERVLLIGSVLLVLIVELLNSSVEAAIDRISLDLHSLSKRAKDLGSAAVLVSLVLLGVVWGVILIR; via the coding sequence TTGAACGACCAGCCGCAAACGCCGGCACCCGCTGAGAGTCCCTTCAAAGGCAAGACCGGCATCGCCCGCATCATCCGGGCGTTCTTCAGTTCATTGGCGGGCCTTGCCGACGCGTGGAATCACGAGAGCGCCTTCCGCCAGGAAATCCTCATCGCGGTCGTGCTCATCCCGGCGGCACTGTTCGTGCAGGTGACTCCCGCCGAGCGCGTGCTCCTGATCGGGTCGGTGCTGCTGGTGCTGATCGTGGAGCTGCTCAACTCGAGCGTCGAGGCGGCGATCGATCGCATTTCGCTCGATCTGCATTCGCTTTCCAAGCGCGCCAAGGACCTGGGGAGTGCGGCCGTGCTGGTTTCGCTCGTCCTGCTGGGCGTGGTCTGGGGCGTGATCCTGATCAGATAA
- a CDS encoding glycosyltransferase family 4 protein, translated as MRILLVTDAWAPQINGVVVTLRNTIAWLEKWGHEVRVLSPQGFKTMPMPTYPEIPLALFPGGKVAEVFREFKPDAVHIATEGPLGVAARAYCVKHRLQFTTAYHTCFPEYVQPRFGVPLSWTYTWLKWFHGPSSAIMVGTPAIAKLLEVRNFRNIVEWSRGVDTVLFHPIEERFKEYPRPVFLFVGRVAIEKNIAAFLELDLPGTKVVVGDGPQRKELEKRFPKAVFAGARVGPELASYFQRADVFVFPSLTDTFGLVLLEAMACGTPVAAYPVRGPIDVIKDPAVGVLKKDLREAALAALPLDRGAVRRYAERYSWEHCSRQFLAHLVLARPTPEGNPLERPAANAGTR; from the coding sequence TTGCGCATTCTCCTGGTGACTGACGCCTGGGCGCCGCAGATCAACGGCGTGGTCGTGACGCTTCGCAACACCATCGCCTGGCTCGAGAAATGGGGCCACGAAGTGCGGGTGCTCTCGCCGCAGGGCTTCAAGACGATGCCGATGCCCACCTATCCCGAGATTCCGCTCGCACTGTTTCCGGGCGGGAAGGTGGCCGAGGTCTTCCGCGAGTTCAAGCCCGACGCGGTGCACATCGCCACCGAAGGCCCGCTCGGTGTCGCGGCGCGCGCTTACTGCGTGAAGCACCGGCTGCAATTCACGACGGCGTACCACACGTGCTTTCCGGAATACGTGCAGCCGCGCTTCGGCGTGCCGCTGTCGTGGACGTACACGTGGCTCAAGTGGTTCCACGGTCCCTCGTCGGCGATCATGGTCGGTACGCCCGCGATCGCGAAGCTGCTCGAGGTTCGGAACTTCAGGAACATCGTCGAGTGGTCGCGCGGCGTCGACACGGTGCTCTTCCACCCGATCGAAGAGCGATTCAAGGAATATCCGCGGCCGGTGTTCCTGTTCGTGGGCCGCGTCGCGATCGAAAAGAACATCGCCGCGTTCCTCGAGCTCGACCTGCCCGGGACGAAAGTCGTCGTGGGCGACGGCCCGCAGAGGAAGGAGCTCGAGAAGCGCTTCCCGAAGGCCGTGTTCGCGGGCGCCAGGGTCGGCCCCGAGCTCGCCTCCTATTTCCAGCGCGCGGATGTGTTCGTGTTCCCGAGCCTCACCGATACCTTCGGCCTCGTGCTGCTCGAGGCGATGGCGTGCGGCACGCCGGTGGCCGCCTACCCGGTGCGCGGACCGATCGACGTCATCAAGGATCCCGCCGTCGGAGTGCTGAAGAAGGACTTGAGGGAAGCCGCGCTGGCGGCCCTTCCGCTGGACCGGGGTGCCGTGCGACGCTACGCCGAACGCTATTCGTGGGAGCATTGCTCCCGGCAGTTCCTCGCGCACCTCGTGCTCGCTCGCCCCACACCGGAAGGAAATCCCCTTGAACGACCAGCCGCAAACGCCGGCACCCGCTGA
- a CDS encoding UDP-2,3-diacylglucosamine diphosphatase: protein MEDSAFENDPMEEDGVAQYRFRSIFISDIHLGTPSCQASHLLDFLRHTESEHLYLVGDIIDGWQLKRRWYWHQSHNDVIQKILRKARKGTKVTYVCGNHDEVLRNFLGVAFGGIDIVDEVMHTTADGRKLLVIHGDLFDAVVQGAKWLAYLGDHLYMLVLKLNQWFNHARATLGLRYWSLSAFLKQRVKNAVSYICAFEAAVAHEAKRRGADGVVCGHIHKAEIREIDGVLYCNDGDWVESLTALVELDSGELKIIDWKAIESLAAGTPSPLVGVDIAHSPGD from the coding sequence ATGGAGGACTCAGCCTTCGAGAACGATCCCATGGAAGAAGACGGCGTCGCGCAGTATCGGTTCCGGTCGATCTTCATCTCCGATATCCATCTCGGCACGCCGAGTTGCCAGGCTTCGCACCTCCTCGATTTCCTGCGTCATACCGAGAGCGAACACCTCTACCTCGTTGGCGACATCATCGACGGCTGGCAGCTGAAGCGCCGGTGGTACTGGCACCAGTCGCACAACGACGTCATCCAGAAGATCCTGCGCAAGGCCCGCAAGGGCACGAAGGTCACGTACGTGTGCGGCAACCACGACGAGGTGCTGCGCAACTTCCTCGGTGTCGCGTTCGGTGGCATCGACATCGTCGATGAGGTGATGCACACCACCGCCGACGGGCGAAAGCTCCTCGTGATCCACGGCGACCTCTTCGATGCGGTGGTGCAGGGCGCGAAGTGGCTCGCGTACCTCGGCGATCACCTCTACATGCTCGTGCTGAAGTTGAACCAGTGGTTCAACCACGCGCGCGCCACCCTCGGGCTGCGCTACTGGTCGCTCTCGGCGTTCCTCAAGCAGCGCGTGAAGAACGCGGTGTCGTACATCTGCGCGTTTGAAGCGGCGGTGGCGCACGAAGCGAAGCGCCGCGGTGCGGACGGCGTGGTCTGCGGCCACATCCACAAGGCCGAGATCCGCGAGATCGACGGCGTCCTCTACTGCAACGACGGCGACTGGGTGGAAAGCCTCACCGCGCTCGTCGAGCTCGACTCGGGCGAACTCAAGATCATCGACTGGAAGGCGATCGAGTCGCTCGCCGCCGGAACCCCTTCACCCCTCGTAGGAGTCGACATTGCGCATTCTCCTGGTGACTGA
- a CDS encoding amidase, with translation MDLTALGLLDALKAFREGRATVMEYVEACCRKVAERDAQVRAWEWFDPQRALAEAEERSGGGILSDLPLFGIPVGVKDIINTRGIPTRMGSPIYANHVPPSSAWVVRRLEALGGLVMGKTVTTEFAYRHPGKTRNPWNPAHTPGGSSSGSAAAVAAGFVPVAIGTQTLGSVIRPAAFCGVVGYKPTFGAISRHGIHPFAPTLDTVGVFARSVGDAAWFAACLMGHDARDEATAVRGALHALRVPLATLETPPRIAVVKTPKWPLATEAQQANFAEAVATLKDAGATVREVPLPRAFDAAWENVMVITSRDAVKSFALIESRHGVRLSPPLLELLERGRGVTPEEYARARTRRDEYRRWLDNLFDGCDAIATIPAPGEAPEGLANTGDATFNSLWTQTALPAVTIPSGRGPRGLPLGLQLVGRYREDERALQVAAWCEKVLKKGDSPLF, from the coding sequence ATGGACCTGACCGCCCTCGGCCTTCTCGACGCATTGAAAGCCTTCCGGGAGGGAAGGGCGACGGTGATGGAGTACGTGGAAGCGTGCTGCCGCAAGGTCGCCGAGCGCGACGCACAGGTCCGGGCCTGGGAGTGGTTCGACCCCCAGCGCGCCCTGGCCGAGGCCGAGGAACGCTCCGGCGGCGGCATCCTCAGCGACCTTCCGCTGTTCGGAATCCCGGTGGGCGTGAAGGACATCATCAACACGCGCGGCATCCCGACGCGCATGGGCTCCCCGATCTACGCCAACCACGTCCCGCCGTCCTCGGCCTGGGTCGTGCGCCGCCTCGAAGCACTGGGCGGCCTGGTGATGGGCAAGACCGTCACCACCGAGTTCGCCTACCGCCACCCCGGAAAGACCCGCAATCCCTGGAACCCGGCGCACACGCCCGGCGGATCCTCGAGCGGATCGGCCGCCGCCGTGGCCGCGGGCTTCGTCCCGGTCGCGATCGGCACGCAAACGCTGGGTTCGGTGATCCGGCCTGCGGCCTTCTGCGGCGTCGTGGGGTACAAGCCGACCTTCGGCGCCATTTCGCGCCATGGCATCCATCCTTTTGCACCGACGCTCGACACCGTCGGCGTCTTTGCGCGTTCGGTCGGTGATGCGGCCTGGTTCGCGGCCTGCCTCATGGGCCACGATGCGCGCGACGAAGCGACCGCCGTGCGCGGTGCGCTGCATGCGCTGCGCGTTCCGCTCGCCACGCTGGAAACACCGCCGCGCATCGCCGTGGTGAAGACGCCCAAGTGGCCGCTCGCCACCGAAGCGCAACAGGCGAACTTCGCCGAAGCGGTCGCCACGCTCAAGGATGCGGGTGCCACCGTGCGCGAAGTGCCGCTGCCGCGCGCGTTCGATGCCGCGTGGGAAAACGTGATGGTGATTACGTCGCGCGATGCGGTGAAGAGCTTCGCGCTGATCGAATCGCGCCATGGCGTGCGCCTTTCCCCGCCGCTGCTCGAGCTCCTCGAGCGCGGCCGCGGCGTGACGCCCGAGGAATACGCACGGGCGAGGACGCGCCGCGACGAATACCGCCGCTGGCTCGACAACCTCTTCGACGGATGCGATGCGATCGCCACGATCCCCGCGCCGGGCGAAGCGCCCGAGGGCCTCGCCAACACGGGCGATGCCACCTTCAATTCGCTGTGGACGCAGACCGCGCTGCCCGCGGTGACGATCCCGTCGGGCCGCGGCCCGCGCGGCTTGCCGCTCGGCCTGCAGCTCGTGGGGCGTTACCGGGAAGACGAACGCGCGTTGCAGGTCGCCGCGTGGTGCGAGAAGGTCCTCAAAAAAGGGGACAGTCCCCTTTTCTGA